In Nitrospira sp., a single genomic region encodes these proteins:
- a CDS encoding transketolase produces the protein MASLSLTPDLLTTLHNKATKLRIDSVRATSEAGSGHPSSCCSAADIVSALFFHVMRYDPKNPKASNSDRFVLSKGHAAPLLYAAWAEAGLFPAAELLKLRTLTSDLEGHPTPRLPFVDMATGSLGQGLPVGVGIALDAKFVDKLTRRTYVLMGDGESVEGSVWEAAEIARQYGLDNLCAVVDVNRLGQSDPTMLQHDMDAYRARWSGFGWHAVVIDGHDLKAIVEAFSKAAETKGRPTVILAKTFKGRGISFIEDHANWHGKPIPKGQDMQKAIEELTKQLKPNGAEIAITKPIPASAAPAVAGTVPAPPYKIGDSAATREAFGVALEAIGAANQQVVALDADVKNSTYTEKFGKKFPDRFFESFIAEQNMLGAAAGLAACGKIPFVATFAAFFTRAYDFIRMAAISGSNIKLVGTHVGVSIGEDGPSQMGLEDIAMLAAQPGVTVLYPSDATSTYRLVEAAAAHKGMVYLRAGRPKSPVLYGPDERFPIGGSKVLRHSQADALTIVAAGVTLFEALKAYDQLKAAGVSVRVVDLYSIVPIDRTTLLDCARSAQGRILTVEDHYAHGGLGDAVLDAVGSEGIRVHKLAVRAIPHSGKPEELIDHFGIGARSIVEAAKQIIK, from the coding sequence ATGGCCAGCCTGAGCCTCACGCCCGACCTCCTCACCACGCTCCATAACAAAGCCACGAAGCTCCGGATCGACAGCGTTCGGGCGACCAGCGAGGCCGGCAGCGGACATCCGTCGAGTTGCTGTTCCGCCGCGGACATCGTGTCGGCCCTGTTTTTTCACGTCATGCGCTATGATCCGAAGAACCCCAAAGCTTCCAACAGCGACCGATTCGTCCTGTCCAAGGGACACGCCGCTCCGCTGCTGTACGCCGCCTGGGCCGAAGCGGGTCTGTTTCCCGCCGCTGAATTGCTCAAACTGAGAACCCTGACGTCCGATCTCGAAGGCCATCCGACTCCACGGCTGCCGTTCGTGGACATGGCGACCGGCTCGCTGGGTCAAGGGCTTCCCGTGGGCGTGGGTATCGCGCTCGATGCGAAGTTCGTCGACAAACTGACCCGCCGCACATACGTGTTGATGGGGGACGGAGAATCCGTCGAAGGCTCCGTCTGGGAAGCCGCGGAAATCGCGCGCCAGTACGGCTTGGACAACCTCTGTGCCGTCGTGGACGTGAACCGTCTCGGGCAGAGCGATCCGACGATGCTGCAGCACGACATGGACGCCTACCGCGCGCGTTGGTCCGGTTTCGGCTGGCATGCGGTGGTGATCGACGGGCATGACCTCAAGGCCATCGTGGAGGCCTTCTCGAAAGCAGCCGAGACGAAAGGAAGGCCCACGGTGATTCTGGCCAAGACCTTCAAGGGCCGGGGCATCTCCTTCATCGAGGACCACGCCAACTGGCACGGCAAGCCCATCCCGAAGGGCCAGGACATGCAGAAGGCGATCGAGGAATTGACGAAGCAACTCAAGCCCAACGGCGCCGAGATCGCCATCACCAAGCCGATCCCCGCTTCGGCCGCCCCTGCAGTCGCGGGAACCGTGCCGGCTCCTCCGTATAAGATCGGTGATTCGGCGGCGACACGGGAAGCCTTCGGCGTCGCGCTCGAGGCGATCGGTGCCGCCAACCAACAGGTCGTGGCGTTGGACGCGGACGTCAAGAATTCGACCTATACGGAAAAATTCGGCAAGAAATTTCCCGACCGGTTTTTCGAGAGTTTTATCGCGGAGCAGAACATGCTCGGCGCTGCGGCGGGACTTGCCGCCTGCGGAAAGATTCCCTTCGTCGCCACCTTCGCCGCCTTTTTCACCAGGGCCTATGACTTCATCCGCATGGCGGCCATCAGCGGCTCGAACATCAAACTCGTCGGCACGCATGTGGGAGTCAGCATCGGCGAAGACGGACCTTCGCAGATGGGGCTGGAGGACATCGCCATGTTGGCCGCGCAGCCCGGTGTCACCGTCCTCTATCCGTCGGACGCCACCAGTACCTATCGGTTGGTGGAGGCGGCGGCCGCCCACAAAGGCATGGTCTATCTCAGAGCGGGCCGGCCGAAATCGCCCGTGCTCTACGGTCCGGACGAGCGCTTTCCCATCGGTGGATCCAAAGTCCTGCGTCACAGTCAAGCTGACGCGCTGACCATCGTGGCGGCGGGTGTCACGCTGTTCGAAGCGCTCAAAGCCTACGATCAATTGAAAGCGGCGGGCGTCTCTGTCCGCGTGGTGGATCTGTACAGCATCGTTCCCATCGACCGCACCACGCTGTTGGACTGCGCCCGCTCCGCGCAGGGACGCATCCTGACCGTCGAAGACCATTACGCGCACGGAGGACTCGGCGACGCGGTGCTCGACGCCGTCGGCTCCGAAGGGATCCGGGTGCACAAGCTCGCGGTTCGGGCCATCCCCCATAGCGGAAAACCCGAAGAGCTGATCGACCACTTTGGCATAGGAGCGCGCTCTATTGTCGAAGCGGCAAAACAAATCATCAAGTAG
- a CDS encoding fibronectin type III domain-containing protein, with the protein MTMLLPTSGFSVRPVHALLLSLMSFALSACGQGNGNTAAGPDTVEPVSPLSVTLAWDPVPDPSVTGYVIHYGRSSSNQRGSCGYETSLFVSQPQGTVGNLHPETRYYFSVSSYNGIEGSCSEEVSTVTPALPA; encoded by the coding sequence ATGACCATGCTCCTCCCGACATCCGGATTCTCCGTTCGCCCCGTTCATGCCCTGCTGCTGTCGCTGATGTCCTTTGCGCTGAGCGCCTGCGGGCAAGGCAACGGAAATACGGCTGCCGGCCCGGACACAGTGGAACCTGTCTCTCCATTGAGCGTCACCCTGGCCTGGGATCCGGTCCCGGATCCCAGCGTCACTGGATACGTCATTCACTATGGACGCTCGTCCTCGAATCAGCGCGGGTCTTGTGGGTATGAAACGTCGCTCTTCGTGTCGCAGCCACAAGGAACCGTGGGCAATCTGCATCCCGAGACACGGTATTATTTTTCCGTCAGCTCGTACAACGGAATTGAAGGGTCCTGCTCCGAGGAAGTGTCGACCGTGACTCCCGCGTTACCGGCATGA